One Salmo salar chromosome ssa01, Ssal_v3.1, whole genome shotgun sequence DNA window includes the following coding sequences:
- the LOC106561920 gene encoding mucin-5AC isoform X1, which translates to MLRRSRISVRPNVRPAGRGPAPASSQDTPPSQEAPAAGSQASEDLPQAGGQCMKDTTTAVLEASTESTTPREDGKDPNGEASSSTPSAGLQRRKRFAVMPNLAKPRVATTPALTRSSPRTPKSPVRAGTETPAPTPEAPEAPRQTDSGPPQGMRSPRRRPSGGSKQSKGQPKPRPLSPASPGPTTTSLGNVAVEDSSSSQQTPQAAGKGSIQLDLLKKTPTIKGPSTPLEIVPSSSLPDKEGISVSERAKTLVARSVSGGLTGLAPGKSRLSRFLNDPTDLQRLAKARKLRELLRQEMNKEKKRSKAKVCVSEYTLDPSKMTMRDLIYYLPDTNPMTSYLVEEQRENETVLPLTPPREESPERPPTPEAPAETASQGDEDEDDDGVMVPRVKVAEDGSLIIDEESLTVEVLRQKGPNPADDRDPIFERGSTTTYSSFRKGTHVKPWSNKETDMFFLAISMVGTDFSMIGQLFPHRGRTEIKNKFKKEERANSWRIDKAFKEKRRLDLEFFTSLLEKILAAEAKRNKNNKSPTEKIRIKKKIKPKEKKAAKQLSDVEEEGLDAEMDTEEMEGEKENENVSNEGTTLSSAPTTKRKRKSRDGGGESSPEEAKDGKKKKIDLITSDQEEAGVPEDSEAGPPESSKQAEGPVEAAKGPVVIKPAQLSRGRSQRPLPNLGRKWGQRGPEPNTKPNVKDGATPTEEENTEEGLSEEQVDKDASPSVSQKEKKKAGKLSSSEGEEEEANDKPIKPTRYGRIPKKTQLLNYPAKEDGDSPSDSAPTPASDGSPSTSSSTKPKSKPASRRSKIKPGPALPGRKGQSAARKSKLVTLRASQSEDEDEEEGAWREEAQAEEDTHNPTSPEDENQAPAFIPMSLRSPQPVATEVEETMEELDISVNVPDVLGISHDAFCPDSSCERAQGGEMGTVPCEHQLDLLVDVIDFLSPDNMEVSEESYNEAARTLLAIGNLTHLSQAAEAFTAGADDIITEECSNEDQLYQMTPQPTDQSQTSTIPSESLTPYLRVTEASRIAEDSVPVATSTTAYVPVTTTTASIPVCKITTSVIITTATASVPVTTTTASAPVTLTTTASILVTTSTASVPVPQSSDTPTLETPPIEEGPLRQREGTDIGHASQVESGSEVSEGSEQQTTSQTRRSHFPKVKPNLGRAARTTQLKPQQTTTTLSESPLEPMLNITTTSEPQPTMIIIEPPLPTESINTESETQPNQRTTAHSKSQPTTTHSKHQPTTNIITHSEPPPIQRTRVAYSKPQPALNTTTQSEPPQPTLNSTTNTLSKQQSTQSTTILSQPQPTPSLEQPGPVTLRPIVPESPLRSSEEVKGHDGRKGNTSSSLSAGVSQSGTSDSEQPKQTGPLTRRARLPKPKPNLGRATTHSAVQVPESRPNPEVQTPDVAFRPTSEVQSVDTGPCPEVQTPEEADEVPMEIQQIHQVVPLSDIIDTTQEEIQQIHQVIPHPPIEEGPLRQREGTDIGHASQVESGSEVSEGSEQQTTSQTRRSHFPKVKPNLGRAARTTQLKPQQTTTTLSEPPLEPMLNITTTSEPQPTMIIIEPPLPTESINTESETQPNQRTTAHSKSQPTTTHSKHQPTTNIIPHSEPPPIQRTRVAYSKPQPALNTTTQSEPPQPTLNFTTNTLSKQQSTQSTTILSQPQPTPSLEQPGPVTLRPIVPESPLRSSEEVKGHDGHKENTSSSLSAGVSQSGTSDSDQPKQTGPLTRRACLTKPNLGRTAKAATRSAVQVPESRPNPEVQTPDVAFRPTSEVQSVDTGPCPEVQTPEEADEVPMEIQQIHQVVPLSDIIDTTQEEIQQIHQVIPHPPIEEGPLRQREGTDIGHASQVESGSEVSEGSEQQTTSQTRRSHFPKVKPNLGRAARTTQPQQTTTTLSEPPQTTTTLSEPPQTTTTLSEPPPIQKTRVAYSKPQPTLNTTTQSEPPQPTLNSTTNTLSKQQSTQSTTILSQPQPTPSLEQPGPVTLRPIVPESPLRSSEELKGHDGRKGNTSSSLSAGVSQSGTSDSDQPKQTGPLTRRAHLPKPKPNLGRTAKAATRSAVQVPESRPSPEVQTPEEADEVPMEIQQIHQVFPLSDIIDTTQEEIQQIHQVIPHPPIEEGPLRQREGTDIGHASQVESGSEVSEGSEQQTTSQTRRSHFPKVKPNLGRAARTTQPQQTTTTLSELPQTTTTLSEPPQTTTTLSEPPPIQRTRVAHSKPQHTLNTTTQSEPPQPTLNSTTNTLSKQQSTQSTTILSQPQPTPSLEQPRPVTLRPIVPESPLRSSEEVKGHDGPKENTSSSFSAGGSQSGTSDSDQPKQTGPPTRRARLPKPKPNLGRTARAATRSAVQVPESRPSPEVQTPDVADEVPMEIQQVRQVSPFCDIIDTTKEEMQQIHQVIPLTDVIDTTQGDMSVFTEGSFFSQQSDAVFIQHSETSVSTALLDQAPSDPDEPIFILSLTEIPVLPTGEENGCTSQTLSEPFFFLPVADAGAQLQHSSGIVAPGGGLEKGNAGILCEVSEPMSVDEALPQPSYTSIKESGSTAGPVGVCASAKPSEDSMADAETSEDTYPPSKKRKVPERARRVDKLQVRPNTAVRKQTSCSAPAKEAVSPVTPDQTTSLTTTTLDTDHPTASSPPAQPGPSVTGTASREVVADEPQQGTVGCLDRTETVHTPTGGEDNSSGAESQAACQIAPLAMGGPLSRPGRRPRGFLSFMSNKNTSPVAVPPRGTRAAAQRPQVNTTRPGGKRAAPAPSTTTRTMPSPSTTNNTTTPTRATRTTTKPDFSARVTREKPSDVLALHSDPEPSTSLCTTATKSSQVPATQPSASPCVDSSSADEEPINVSQYFFSDIFTEVEENEG; encoded by the exons ATGCTTCGCAGATCCAGGATCAGTGTTCGTCCGAACGTCAGGCCAGCAGGCAGAGGGCCAGCCCCAGCCTCCTCCCAGGACACTCCACCTTCCCAGGAGGCTCCAGCTGCAGGCTCCCAGGCCTCCGAGGACCTTCCCCAGGCAGGGGGCCAGTGCATGAAGGACACCACAACTGCAGTGCTAGAAGCCTCCACAGAGTCCACCACACCCAGAGA GGATGGAAAAGACCCAAATGGTGAGGCTTCCAGCAGCACCCCCTCTGCTGGTCTTCAAAGGAGGAAGCGGTTCGCTGTCATGCCAAACCTTGCCAAACCCCGGGTGGCCACCACCCCAGCCCTCACCCGCTCCTCCCCCAGGACCCCCAAGTCCCCTGTGAGAGCGGGCACTGAGACTCCAGCTCCAACCCCTGAGGCTCCAGAggcccccagacagacagattctGGACCCCCACAGGGCATGAGATCCCCAAGGCGGAGGCCCTCTGGTGGTAGTAAGCAGTCCAAAGGACAACCCAAACCCAGGCCACTGTCCCCAGCTTCCCCAGGCCCTACAACAACCTCTCTGGGGAATGTGGCAGTGGAGGACTCATCCTCGTCACAACAGACCCCGCAGGCAGCAGGCAAAGGCAGTATCCAATTAGATCTCCTGAAAAAAACACCAACCATTAAAGGTCCATCCACTCCGTTAGAGATAGTCCCATCATCCTCCCTTCCAGACAAAGAGGGTATCTCAGTATCAGAGAGAGCTAAGACTCTGGTCGCCAGGTCTGTGTCTGGTGGGCTCACCGGGCTGGCACCAGGGAAGTCCAGGCTTAGCAGGTTCCTGAATGACCCAACAGACCTACAGAGGCTGGCTAAGGCCCGGAAACTCAGAGAGCTGCTGAGACAGGAGATGAACAAGGAGAAG AAACGGAGCAAAGCCAAGGTGTGTGTGAGCGAATACACACTAGATCCCTCTAAAATGACCATGAGAGATCTCATCTACTACCTGCCTGATACCAACCCCATGAC GTCTTATCtggtagaggaacagagggagaacgAGACTGTCCTCCCACTCACCCCACCAAGAGAAGA GTCACCTGAAAGACCCCCAACGCCGGAGGCCCCAGCTGAGACAGCCAGCCAGGGAGATGAAGATGAGGATGACGATGGGGTGATGGTCCCGCGGGTGAAGGTGGCAGAAGACGGCTCTCTGATCATCGATGAGGAGAG tttGACAGTGGAGGTCTTGAGGCAGAAAGGGCCCAACCCAGCTGATGATAGAGACCCCATCTTTGAGCGTGGCTCCACAACCACCTACTCGAGCTTCAGGAAGGGGACACACGTCAAGCCCTGGTCCAACAAAG AGACGGACATGTTCTTCCTGGCCATCAGTATGGTGGGAACAGACTTCTCCATGATTGGACAGCTGTTCCCTCACCGCGGTCGCACCGAGATCAAG AACAAGTtcaagaaagaggagagagcaaacagctggaggataGACAAGGCCTTCA aggAGAAACGCAGGCTGGATCTTGAGTTCTTCACTAGTCTCCTGGAGAAGATCTTGGCTGCAGAGGCAAAGAGGAACAAAAATAACAAGTCCCCCACAGAAAAGATACGAATCAAGAAAAAAATCAAACCGAAAG AAAAGAAAGCAGCGAAGCAGCTGAGCgacgtggaggaggaggggttagacgcggagatggacacagaggagatggagggagagaaggagaacgaGAACGTCTCTAATGAAGGGACCACACTTTCCTCCGCTCCCACCACTAAGAGAAAACGCAAAagtagggatggaggaggagagtccTCTCCTGAAGAAGCAAAGGATGGAAAGAAAAAGAAGATCGACCTAATAACAAGTGATCAAG AAGAGGCTGGTGTACCTGAAGATTCTGAGGCAGGGCCTCCAGAGAG ttCAAAGCAGGCAGAAGGGCCTGTGGAAGCAGCCAAGGGACCTGTGGTGATCAAACCAGCCCAGTTGTCCCGTGGCCGATCCCAGAGACCTCTTCCTAACCTGGGTAGGAAGTGGGGCCAGAGGGGCCCTGAGCCCAATACCAAGCCTAACGTTAAAGATGGGGCAACACCTACAGAGGAGGAGAACACTGAAGAAGGGCTGTCTGAAGAACAG GTAGATAAAGATGCTTCTCCTTCAGTCAGTCAAAAGGAGAAGAAGAAAGCTGGTAAACTCTCTTCatctgagggagaggaggaagaagccAACGATAAACCCATcaaacccaccag GTATGGCAGAATACCCAAAAAGACACAGCTCTTGAATTACCCTGCAAAGGAGGATGGGGACTCGCCCTCAGACTCTGCCCCCACTCCTGCCTCAGACGGATCCCCATCCACTTCTTCCTCCACCAAGCCCAAATCCAAACCAGCATCCAGGAGGTCCAAAATCAAACCTGGCCCAGCACTGCCAGGTAGGAAGGGCCAATCAGCGGCTAGGAAATCCAAGCTGGTCACCCTCAGGGCGTCCCAGTCTGAAGATGAAGATGAGGAAGAAGGAGCATGGAGAGAGGAGGCGCAGGCTGAGGAGGACACCCACAATCCCACAAGCCCAGAGGATGAGAACCAGGCACCTGCGTTCATTCCCATGAGCCTTCGCTCGCCACAACCTGTCGCCACAGAGGTTGAGGAGACCATGGAGGAG CTCGATATCTCCGTCAACGTGCCTGATGTCCTGGGTATTTCCCATGATGCATTCTGCCCTGACTCGTCATGCGAGCGGGCACAGGGTGGTGAAATGGGCACAGTGCCCTGTGAACATCAGTTGGACCTGTTAGTA GACGTGATAGACTTCCTGTCTCCAGATAACATGGAAG TATCTGAGGAGAGCTACAACGAGGCAGCTAGAACCCTTCTGGCCATCGGCAACCTCACCCACCTGTCTCAGGCAGCTGAGGCCTTCACTGCAGGAGCAGATGATATCATCACGGAAGAATGTTCCAATGAGGACCAACTGTACCAGATGACACCTCAGCCCACTGACCAATCACAAACTAGCACCATTCCTTCTGAGTCTCTGACACCTTACCTTAGGGTCACTGAGGCATCACGAATCGCTGAGGATTCTGTACCTGTTGCCACGTCAACAACAGCCTATGTCCCTGTCACCACGACAACAGCCTCTATCCCAGTCTGCAAAATAACAACCTCTGTCATAATTACCACGGCAACAGCCTCAGTCCCAGTCACCACGACAACAGCCTCTGCTCCAGTCACCTTGACAACAACAGCCTCTATCCTAGTCACCACATCAACGGCCTCTGTCCCAGTGCCTCAGAGCAGTGATACGCCCACTCTAGAAACTCCACCCATAGAGGAGGGGCCgctcagacagagggaggggactGATATTGGACACGCCTCTCAGGTGGAATCAGGTTCTGAAGTGTCAGAAGGCTCAGAGCAGCAGACAACCTCACAGACCAGGAGGAGCCACTTCCCTAAGGTCAAACCCAACCTGGGACGGGCTGCTAGGACCACACAACTCAAACCCCAACAGACTACCACCACACTGTCAGAATCACCACTAGAGCCTATGCTGAATATCACCACAACCTCAGAACCACAGCCTACCATGATTATCATAGAACCACCACTGCCTACTGAGAGTATTAATACAGAGTCAGAAACACAGCCCAACCAGAGAACTACCGCACACTCAAAATCAcaacccaccaccacacactccaAGCACCAGCCCACCACAAATATCATCACACACTCAGAACCACCGCCCATTCAGAGAACCAGAGTAGCGTATTCAAAACCACAGCCTGCATTGAATACCACTACACAGTCAGAACCACCCCAGCCCACACTAAATTCCACCACAAACACACTCTCAAAACAACAATCCACACAGAGTACCACCATACTCTCACAACCACAGCCCACCCCAAGCCTTGAGCAGCCAGGTCCAGTTACACTCAGACCCATAgtcccagagtcacctctgagGTCATCAGAAGAGGTGAAAGGTCACGATGGCCGTAAGGGAAATACTTCCTCTTCCCTCAGTGCTGGAGTGTCCCAGTCAGGGACATCTGACTCGGAACAGCCCAAACAGACAGGCCCTCTAACCCGCAGGGCCCGTTTACCTAAACCCAAACCCAACTTGGGTCGCGCCACTACACACTCTGCAGTCCAGGTACCAGAAAGCAGGCCAAACCCTGAAGTCCAGACACCAGATGTGGCTTTCAGACCCACATCTGAGGTCCAGAGTGTAGATACTGGACCCTGCCCTGAAGTCCAAACACCAGAGGAAGCTGATGAAGTTCCCATGGAAATACAACAGATCCACCAAGTCGTCCCCCTTTCTGACATCATCGATACTACTCAG GAGGAAATACAACAGATTCACCAAGTCATCCCTCATCCACCCATAGAGGAGGGGCCtctcagacagagggaggggactGATATTGGACACGCCTCTCAGGTGGAATCAGGTTCTGAAGTGTCAGAAGGCTCAGAGCAGCAGACAACCTCACAGACCAGGAGGAGCCACTTCCCTAAGGTCAAACCCAACCTGGGACGGGCTGCTAGGACCACACAACTCAAACCCCAACAGACTACCACCACACTGTCAGAACCACCACTAGAGCCTATGCTGAATATCACCACAACCTCAGAACCACAGCCTACCATGATTATCATAGAACCACCACTGCCTACTGAGAGTATTAATACAGAGTCAGAAACACAGCCCAACCAGAGAACTACCGCACACTCAAAATCAcaacccaccaccacacactccaAGCACCAGCCCACCACAAATATcatcccacactcagaaccaccGCCCATTCAGAGAACCAGAGTAGCGTATTCAAAACCACAGCCTGCATTGAATACCACTACACAGTCAGAACCACCCCAGCCCACACTAAATTTCACCACAAACACACTCTCAAAACAACAATCCACACAGAGTACCACCATACTCTCACAACCACAGCCCACCCCAAGCCTTGAGCAGCCAGGTCCAGTTACACTCAGACCCATAgtcccagagtcacctctgagGTCATCAGAAGAGGTGAAAGGTCATGATGGCCATAAGGAAAATACTTCCTCTTCCCTCAGTGCTGGAGTGTCCCAGTCAGGGACATCTGACTCAGACCAGCCCAAACAGACAGGCCCTCTAACCCGCAGGGCCTGTTTAACTAAACCCAACTTGGGTCGCACCGCCAAAGCCGCTACACGCTCTGCAGTCCAGGTACCAGAAAGCAGGCCAAACCCTGAAGTCCAGACACCAGATGTGGCTTTCAGACCCACATCTGAGGTCCAGAGTGTAGATACTGGACCCTGCCCTGAAGTCCAAACACCAGAGGAAGCTGATGAAGTTCCCATGGAAATACAACAGATCCACCAAGTCGTCCCCCTTTCTGACATCATCGATACTACTCAG GAGGAAATACAACAGATTCACCAAGTCATCCCTCATCCACCCATAGAGGAGGGGCCtctcagacagagggaggggactGATATTGGACACGCCTCTCAGGTGGAATCAGGTTCTGAAGTGTCAGAAGGCTCAGAGCAGCAGACAACCTCACAGACCAGGAGGAGCCACTTCCCTAAGGTCAAACCCAACCTGGGACGGGCTGCTAGGACCACACAACCCCAACAAACTACCACCACACTGTCAGAACCACCACAGACTACCACCACACTGTCAGAACCACCACAGACTACCACCACACTGTCAGAACCACCACCCATTCAGAAAACCAGAGTAGCGTATTCAAAACCACAGCCTACATTGAATACCACTACACAGTCAGAACCACCCCAGCCCACACTAAATTCCACCACAAACACACTCTCAAAACAACAATCCACACAAAGTACCACCATACTCTCACAACCACAGCCCACCCCAAGCCTTGAGCAGCCAGGTCCAGTTACACTCAGACCCATAgtcccagagtcacctctgagGTCATCAGAAGAGTTGAAAGGTCACGATGGTCGTAAGGGAAATACTTCCTCTTCCCTCAGTGCTGGAGTGTCCCAGTCAGGGACATCAGACTCAGACCAGCCCAAACAGACAGGCCCTCTAACCCGCAGGGCCCATTTACCTAAACCCAAACCCAACTTGGGTCGCACCGCCAAAGCCGCTACACGCTCTGCAGTCCAGGTACCAGAAAGCAGGCCAAGCCCTGAAGTCCAGACACCAGAGGAAGCTGATGAGGTTCCGATGGAAATACAACAGATCCACCAAGTCTTCCCCCTTTCTGACATCATCGATACTACTCAG GAGGAAATACAACAGATTCACCAAGTCATCCCTCATCCACCCATAGAGGAGGGGCCtctcagacagagggaggggactGATATTGGACACGCCTCTCAGGTGGAATCAGGTTCTGAAGTGTCAGAAGGCTCAGAGCAGCAGACAACCTCACAGACCAGGAGGAGCCACTTCCCTAAGGTCAAACCCAACCTGGGACGGGCTGCTAGGACCACACAACCCCAACAGACTACCACCACACTGTCAGAACTACCACAGACTACCACCACACTGTCAGAACCACCACAGACTACCACCACACTCTCAGAACCACCGCCCATTCAGAGAACCAGAGTAGCTCATTCAAAACCACAGCATACATTGAATACCACCACACAGTCAGAACCACCCCAGCCCACACTAAATTCCACCACAAACACACTCTCAAAACAACAATCCACACAAAGTACCACCATACTCTCACAACCACAGCCCACCCCAAGCCTTGAGCAGCCACGTCCAGTTACACTCAGACCCATAgtcccagagtcacctctgagGTCATCAGAAGAGGTGAAAGGTCATGATGGCCCAAAGGAAAATACTTCCTCTTCCTTCAGTGCTGGAGGATCCCAGTCAGGGACATCAGACTCAGACCAGCCCAAACAGACAGGTCCCCCAACCCGCAGGGCCCGTTTACCTAAACCCAAACCCAACTTGGGTCGCACTGCCAGAGCCGCTACACGCTCTGCAGTCCAGGTACCAGAAAGCAGGCCAAGCCCTGAAGTCCAGACACCAGATGTGGCTGATGAGGTTCCCATGGAAATACAACAGGTCCGCCAAGTCTCCCCCTTTTGTGACATCATCGATACTACCAAG GAGGAAATGCAACAGATTCACCAAGTCATCCCTCTTACTGACGTCATTGATACCACCCAG GGCGATATGTCTGTCTTTACGGAGGGAAGCTTTTTCTCACAACAAAGTGATGCTGTCTTCATACAGCACTCAGAAACTTCTGTATCGACTGCTCTGTTGGACCAGGCCCCGTCAGACCCGGATGAGCCTATATTCATCCTCTCCCTGACTGAAATCCCAGTACTCCCCACAGGGGAGGAGAATGGCTGCACATCCCAGACCCTCTCCGAGCCTTTCTTTTTTCTACCAGTCGCAGACGCAGGCGCTCAACTGCAGCATAG caGTGGTATTGTTGCCCCTGGAGGTGGTTTGGAGAAAGGGAATGCTGGTATCCTCTGTGAAGTCTCTGAGCCTATGTCAGTGGATGAGGCCCTTCCTCAACCCTCATACACCAGTATCAAGGAGTCTGGCTCCACAGCGGGCCCAGTAGGAGTGTGTGCCTCGGCCAAACCCTCAGAAGACTCCATGGCTGATGCAGAGACTAGTGAGGACACATATCCTCCTTCTAAGAAGAGGAAAGtgccagagagagccaggagaG TAGACAAACTGCAGGTGAGACCTAACACTGCAGTAAGGAAACAGACCAGTTGTTCAGCCCCTGCCAAGGAGGCTGTGTCACCTGTTACCCCAGACCAGACCACCTCTTTGACCACTACCACCCTAGACACTGACCACCCCACTGCCTCCAGTCCCCCGGCCCAGCCAGGCCCCTCTGTCACGGGAACCGCATCACGAGAGGTGGTGGCTGATGAGCCACAGCAGGGGACTGTGGGCTGTTTAGATCGTACAGAGACAGTGCACACGCCGACTGGAGGGGAGGACAATAGTTCAGGGGCGGAGTCTCAGGCTGCCTGTCAAATTGCACCGCTGGCTATGGGTGGCCCCTTGAGCAG GCCTGGTAGGAGACCCAGAGGATTCCTGTCTTTCATGTCCAATAAGAACACCTCCCCTGTAGCTGTCCCTCCCCGAGGTACCAGAGCAGCCGCTCAGAGGCCCCAGGTCAACACCACCCGCCCAGGGGGGAAACGGGCTGCTCCTGCACCTTCCACCACCACCAGAACCATGCCTTCACCTTCCACAACCAataacaccaccacccccactagAGCCACCAGAACCACCACTAAGCCAGATTTTTCCGCCAGGGTGACTCGGGAAAAACCCTCTGATGTCCTGGCCTTACACTCAGACCCAGAGCCCAGTACCTCCCTGTGTACTACAGCTACTAAG TCTTCTCAGGTGCCAGCCACCCAGCCCAGTGCGTCTCCCTGTGTGGACAGCAGTTCAGCAGACGAGGAACCCATCAACGTGTCCCAGTACTTCTTCAGTGACATCTTCACCGAGGTCGAGGAGAATGAGggatga